Proteins encoded together in one Amphiprion ocellaris isolate individual 3 ecotype Okinawa chromosome 14, ASM2253959v1, whole genome shotgun sequence window:
- the h3f3c gene encoding H3 histone, family 3C has translation MARTKQTARKSTGGKAPRKQLATKAARKSAPSTGGVKKPHRYRPGTVALREIRRYQKSTELLIRKLPFQRLVREIAQDFKTDLRFQSAAIGALQEASEAYLVGLFEDTNLCAIHAKRVTIMPKDIQLARRIRGERA, from the exons ATGGCTCGTACCAAGCAGACTGCTCGTAAGTCCACTGGAGGAAAGGCTCCTCGTAAGCAGCTGGCCACCAAGGCTGCCCGTAAGAGTGCCCCCTCCACCGGTGGTGTCAAGAAGCCGCATCGTTACAG GCCCGGTACTGTGGCTCTGAGAGAGATCCGTCGGTACCAGAAATCCACTGAGCTGCTGATCCGTAAGCTGCCCTTCCAGCGCCTGGTGAGGGAGATCGCTCAGGACTTCAAGACTGACCTGCGTTTCCAGAGCGCTGCCATTGGAGCCCTGCAG GAGGCCAGCGAGGCGTACCTGGTGGGTCTGTTCGAGGACACTAACCTGTGTGCCATCCATGCCAAGCGTGTCACCATCATGCCCAAAGACATCCAGCTGGCACGTCGCATTCGTGGAGAGCGCGCTTAG